TCGCAGGCGGAGCTGCTGGACGCCATGGAGCAGGGGCCCGAGGCGGTGGTCATCATCCACATGGGCGGTGCGTACGGCGACAAGGATTCCGCCATCGCCCGCTTCATCGAGAACTGGCCGCGGCTGTCGGAATCCGGGCGCCGGCGGCTGGTGATTGAGAACGACGAGACGCTGTACACGGTGCAGGACTGCCTGCGCGTGCACGAGGCGACGGGCATCCGGCTGATCTTTGACCATCAGCATCATCTGCTGAACCCGGGAACGCTCACGCTGGGCGAGGCGTGCCGCGCGGCGCTGGCCACGTGGAGGGACGGGGTGCAGCCCAAGATCCACTTCTCCTCGCCCAAGCTGGATTCGCGCATGGTGACGCGCGGCAAGAAGGAGGTGGCCGCCGCGCCGCTGCTGAGCCAGCACGCCGACTACGTGCACCCGTGGGAGTTCGCCGCGTTTCTGCGGGAGATGGGCAACGCGCCGTTCGACATCATGCTGGAAGCCAAGATGAAGGACGAGGCGCTCCTTAAGCTGCGCGCGGACCTGGACAAGCTGAAGCTGTGGCCGGAGCCCTCCGCGCCCGGGGTTGCGGGAGAGGCTTGGCAATAAGGCCTTTCGCCGCGATCATTCCGGACGGCAACTCTGTCCAGATCAGAGGGAGAATGGCGATGACCAGCAATCCAGACCGCAGCGCGATGGAGAAGGTGGCCGGAGATGGAGATCCGCGGACCCGCGCCGGCTGGGATGAGGCGTTCAGGAGCATGGCGCGGCGCGGAGACGATCGCCTGCTCGACAGCGACGTCCAAAGCAGTTCCTGGGATGACTCGGAATGGGAGTGGTAACGATCCGCCCCCAGAATCCCGCCTGGCCCACCCGAGAACGCATTCTGATGAAAAAGCCCCGCTTCGCAGCGGGGCTTTTTTCGTTCCGGACCAACCTCCGAAATCCAGCGCACGGCACTGAACGGCCAGCATGCGAACCAGTCTTGCGAACCAGCCCGCTATCCGTTCCGTCCGTCCACCTGTCTGTCTATATTGAATGTCCGGACTGTTCGGGTAGCTGGTTGCGCAGGTGGAGAGAAACCGTGAGAGGGAGGTTTGCATGGACGAAGCGCGTCTGGATGGAAGTGTGTTGGGCGACTTGCTGATCGAAGCGCTGGAGGAAGCCGTCGCGCATGCGCGGGGCGAGCCCACCGGAGCGCGGGTGCGGCGCGTCGAGCGGCCGAGACACCGCCCTGGAACGAAGATCCCGCCGTTCTCCCCCGGGGATCGGTAAACGAAAAAGCCCCGCCGTGTGGCGGGGCTTTTCCGTATCCGTTGCGCGATTCGCCTAGAAGAAGCGGGGAATCACGTTCAGCGCGGGGGGCGCGCCGGGCGCCACCGCGATGCTGCGCAGCGACGACGGGTGGCCCACCTGGCCCACGATGGTCGCCTGCCCGCTGCGCAGATTGATGGTGTACAGCCGCGACGGTCCGCCCGCCGTGCCCGAGGGCGTAAGCGTGGCGTACGCCATGTCGGTGTCCCCCGCGATGTCGAAGCCCACGTCCGCCGACGTGTTGAAGCCCAGCGAGCCGATGGTGGTCATGGTACCGGCGTTGGGCACGTCCACGCGGGCCAGCACGTCCAGGCCGGCGTCGATGGCGAACAGCTCCGTCGACGTCGGGGCCGGGCGCACGCTCAGGGTGTAGGCCGTGCCCGCGATCTCCGGATTGGCCGCCGCGTTGACGTCCGTGGCCGAGTACGCCAGCGCGCCGTCCACCGTCACCGCCAGCGGGTTGGCCGTCTGGTTGATGCGCAGGTTCTGCTCGGCGTCGGTGTGAATGCGCAGGCGGTCCACCTGCGGGTTGAAGCCCATGCCGAAGCTGGAGCCGATGAGCGCGGGAGTGAAGGTGCCGCCGCCCACGGGGGCCGCCGCGCCCGTCGCCGTGGTGATGGTGTACAGCCGGCTGCTGCTGGTGACCGCGTACAGCGCGTCGTCCGCCGGGCGGAAGTCGATGCCCACCACGGTCTCGCCCGCGGCCAGCCCGGTAATGGCGGTGGAGCTCAGCCGCGTGGCCGGGTTCAGCGCGCCAAAGGTGATGAGGTTGTTGGCGCCGTCCACGCCGTAGATGATGCGACCGGAGAAAGGGGTTCCCGGCGTTCCGGGCGTGCCCGGGGTGCCCGGCGTGCCGCCCGGTCCCGTGGGGCCGGCGGGACCAGAGGGTCCGGTGGGGCCCTGCGGGCCGGTGGGGCCGCGGTCGCCCTCGCACGCGCCCAGCATCAGAACCGCCGCGCACATCGCGCTCAACCTCTTTGCTCGTCTGGTCTGCATCATTGTGGTCCTCCGGCGTGGTGATCCAACGGGACGGATGCGCGGATCACGGGCACGGCTGTACGTGCGCCGTTCCGGTGCATCCAGGTGGTGTACCAACTACGTACAAGCAGTGCACATTGGATGCATAGGGCGATCCATACATTTGTTTGCGTCCACGGATCGAGCAGGCGGCGCCCTCCAGGCGTGAACGAGAAAGGCCCCGCTCTCCGGAGCGGGGCCTTTCTGCATCCGTCCAGAACTCCATCCGGTCCAGCCGGGCTCAGGCGTACGGCGTGCCCGCCATGGCGGCCCGCAGGCCCACGGTTCCGCGGTCGATGATCGCCAGAAAGGCGGCGTTCGCCTGCCCCGTGTCGCGCGTTTCGCGGAACGTCCGGTGCGCCTGAATCAGGGCCACGCTCCACGCCGCCAACAGCAGGGTGGCGGCGAGGTGCGCGTCGGCGTCCGCGGGGTCCCGGCCGGCGGACTCGGCGAGCCCCGCCGCCACCGCCTGGGCCATCTCGTCACGGATCGCCCTCGCCCGGGCCTTGAGCGTTTCGCTGCGCTCGATGGCCACGGCAAAGCCCTCGCTCCGGGCAGAGAATTCCACGGCCGGGCTCCGCTCCGCAACCAGCCGGTGGGCGAGCAGGTGCAGGGCTTCGATGGGATTCACTCCCGGATCGCGCTGCCTCAGGGCTCCGAGCAGGATCTCGCGCCCTTCCTCCTCGCGATCAAAGAACATGTCCTCCTTGCGGGGGAAATGGTTGAACACCGTCATCCGCCCCACGTCGGCGGCTTCCGCGATCTCATCCACCGTCACCTGGTCAAAGCCCCGCTCCAGAAAGAGGAGCGTGGCGGCGTTGGAGATGGCCTGCCGCGTGGCAAGCCGCTTACGGGACCGGCGGTCGGACGGAATCGGCATGCGGAAGCGGAGTTCGTCGGCAAAGAAAAAGAGCATGAGGCACCCTGCCCCACCGCAGGTGCCGCACGCTCTCTGACTGGAAACCCGCATCCAGTCGGGCAGCCAAACATAATCAGGCGCCAACCGCCGATCAACGATCCCCGCCGTGCGCTCGTCGCCGCCTTCGCCCGCCCGGGCGTGCGGCGGCCGCCTTGACGCACTACTCGGGATTGCACATATATGTACTAAGTATATATTCATATTCGATCCACGAATACAGAGAGTCCTGAGCCTCCGTCGCCGCGTCCGAAGAAGACCCACGATGTGATCGCGCTCCCGCTCATCTCTGCCACACCCGACGTTCGCCATGAAGAAACCGCTCATCGTCATCTACACCGCCCTTGTCCTGGATGCCGTGGGCATCGGGCTGATCTTTCCCATTCTGCCCGCGCTGCTGCGGGACGTGACCCACGCCGAGAACGTGGCCCCGTACATCGGCGTGATGACCGCGCTGTATGCGGTCATGCAGTTCATCTTTGCGCCGGTGCTCGGCTCGCTGAGCGACCGGCTGGGTCGGCGCCCGGTGCTCCTCATCTCGCTCGCCGGCGCGGCAGTCAACTACCTGTTCCTGGCCTTTGCGCCCGCGCTCTGGATGCTGCTGCTGGGCCGCGCCGTCGCCGGCCTGACCAGCGCCAACGTTTCCGTGGCGAGCGCCTACATCACCGACGTTTCCACCGAAGACCAGCGCGCGCGCCGCTTCGGATTGTTCAACGCCATGTTCGGCATCGGCTTCATCATCGGGCCGGTGCTCGGCGGCGCGCTGGGCGACCACTGGGTGCGGCTTCCCTTTATCGCCGCCGCGGCGCTGAACGGGTGCAATCTGCTGCTCGCGTGGTTCGCGTTGCCGGAGTCGCGCACGCCGTCGCGGGAAAAGATCGACGTGGCGGCGCTGAACCCGCTGCGGCCGCTGCGCTGGGTGTTCTCGGCGAGGAGCCTGCTCCCCATCACCCTGCTGTTCTTCATCTTTGCCGCCACGGGTGAGGTGTACGGCACCTGCTGGGCGCTCTGGGGGAGCGACACCTTTCGATGGAACGGGCTGTGGATCGGCCTTTCGCTCGGGGCGTTCGGCGTGTGCCAGGCGCTTGCCCAGGCGTTCCTTCCCGGCCCGGCGGTCAGGCTGCTGGGCGAGCGGGGGGCCATTCTCACGGGCGTCGCCGGCGCATGCGCGGCGCTGGTGGTGATGGCGTTCGCCACCCGGGGGTGGATGGTGTTCGCCGTCATGCCGGTGTTCGCCCTGGGCGGCATCGGGGCGCCGGCGCTGCAGTCCCTGGCGACCCGGCAGGTGGACGCGAGCCAGCAGGGCCGGTTTCAGGGCGTGCTCGCATCGGCCGTGAGCCTGGCGTCCATCATCTGCCCGCTCGTGTTCTCCAGCTTCTACCTCGTCGTCAGAGAGCGATGGCCCGGCGCGATCTGGCTGTCCGTCGTCCTCGTGTACCTGATCATGGTGCCCCTGGTGCTCCGGCTGCGCGTCACGCAGCCGTCGGCGGCCCCGGCCCTGTAGCGCGCCGTTTCTGACAACGATCAGCCAGTGCGCGAGGCCTCGGGGATGACGATCAGCGCCGTGCCTCTGCCGCGTGCTCGTCCAAGGCGCCGATGAGGAAGTTGATCAGCCCGTACGGCGCGCGGTCGCCCAGGCAGAGGTCCAGGATCTGGTGCGCGTCCGCCGCCTCGGACGCGCTGCGCGTGAACATCGCTTCCTCGTAGACGGCGAGCGCCGCCTCGATGTCGCCGGGATGCTCGGCGATCGCCCGGCCGAGTTCCGCGCCATCGAACATGGCCACGTTGGCGCCCTCGCCGGAGGGCGGCATCAGGTGCGCGGCATCGCCCAGGAGCGTCACTCCAGGCACGCGCGGCCACCGGTGCGCGTCGGGAAGCGTGTGGATCATGCGCGCGACCGGAGGCGTTTCGCCGTCGGTGATCAACGCCGTGAGAGCGGGGGCCCATCCCTCGAACTCCGCCGCGATCCGCGCACCCGCCGCGGCCGCGTCGCCGAAATCGATCGCCGCAACCCAGTCCGCGGGCCGCTTCAGCTGCACGTAGGTGTGAAGAACGCCGTCGGCTTCGCGGTGCGCCACGATCCCCTTTCCCGGCGTAAGCGCGTACATCGCGCCGCCGCCGACCATCGCGGCGGTCGCGGAGTGCCGCTCGTCCACGTCGTACAGGTACGTTTCGATGAACGTCGTGCCCACGTACCCGGGCCGCGCGTCCGACAGCAGCGGCCGCACCCGGGACCACGCGCCGTCCGCACCCACGAGCAGTCCGGTGTCCACCGCCGACCCGTCCGCGAACGCCAGCCGATGCCGGCCGTCACCCGATGCTACGACGCCGGTGAGCTTCTTTCCCCACCGGATCGTCCCCGCGGGAAGGGACTCGGTCAGAATCCGCCGCAGATCGCCGCGCAGCACCTCGGGGCGTCCGCCCGCGCCATCGTCCGGCTCGTCCAGCAGCACCGTGCCGTGCGGATCCACCACGCGCAGCGCCGCCCCGCCCGTGTGGATGATGGCGCGAAACTCGTCGATGAGCCCGGCCGCCGCGAGCGCGGCCTGCCCGTTGTGCTCGTGGATGTCGAGCTGGCCGCCCTGCGTGCGCGCCTCCGGCGAGGGCTCCGCCTCGTAGATCGTCGCGCCGACGCCATGCACGTGCAGGACGCGCGCAAGCGTCAGCCCGCCGAGTCCCGCGCCGATGATCGTAACGTGTGTCATCCTGTTCCCCTCCCGTTGCCTTGATGGAACGCCGTTCCACAACTAAGTTGGAACAGTGTTCCACGACTGTCAAGGGAGATGCATGGCGGACAGGGCGCAGCGGGCGGAACGGCGTACGGACGCGCTTTCACGGGAGCGCATCGTGGAGGCCGCGATCGAGATCCTGGACGCGGAGGGCGAGAGCGCGCTGACCTTTCGCACGCTCGCGGCGCGGCTGCAAACGGGGAGCGGCGCGATCTACTGGCACGTCGCCAACAAGGACGACCTGCTCGCGACGACCACCCGCGACGTCCTCGCCCGCGCGATGACCGAGGGGGCCAGAGGCGCGGAGCCGCGGGAGGCGGTGCGGGCGATCGCGCTGGGCGTGTTCGACGTGATCGACGCGCATCCGTGGGTGGGGACGCAGCTGTCCCGCGAGCCGTGGCAGCCGGCGGTGATGCAGATCCTTGAGCACGTCGGCGCGCAGCTTGAGGCGCTGGGCGTGCCGGAGCGGGAGCAGTTCAACTGCGCGTCCGCGCTGGTGAACTACATCCTCGGCCTGTCGGGGCAGTACGCCGCGGGCGCACGCCTCCTGCCGCGCGAGTCGGACCGGTCCGCCTTCCTGGCGACCATGGCGGAGCGTTGGGAGCAGCTGGCGCCCGCGGAGTATCCGTTCGTGCGTCGGGTGGCGGCGCAGCTGCGGGAGCACGACGACCGCGAGCAGTTCCTGGCCGGCATCGACCTAATCCTCGCCGGCATCGCAGCCAGCAGGTGATGCGGTGGGTGGCGGGAGCCGGATGATCATCCGGAACGCAGAACGGGCCCCGCTCGGTCGAGCGGGGTCCTTTCCGTCTGCGCGCGGCGCGTCAGACGACCGCGAGTTCGCGCCCCGTGGCCTGCAGGCACATCCCCAGTTCGGACGCCACCTCCCAGGCCTCGACCTCGGATTCAATGATGACCGGCACCTCGGGGGAAATCAGGCTCGCCAGCGGCTGAAAGGCGCGGACGCCAGCATCGCTCAGCCGCACGTGCCGGCTGCGCGCATCCAGCTCGCTGAGATGTACGTGCGACAGCCGGTGCGCGAACGCTTCCAGCAGCCGCGCCGCTTCCCGCATGGACGGATCGAACTGCCACGCATGCGCGATATCGAAGCAGAATCCAGCATCCGGAAGGCGGGCGAAGATCGCCTCAAGTTCGCCAGTGTTCCGCCCGCACGGCTTGCGGACATCCATGTTCTCGATGCTCAGACCGGGGCCGAGTTCCGCCCACAGGCCAAAGTCCCGGATCGCATCGGGGTGGACGACGATGCTCCACCCGCGCGCGGCCCACGGCGCCAGCAGCATGGCGATCTCGCGCTCCTCATCCGCCGAAAACGTGCTGGGCGCATGGATGGAGACGTGGGAGTAGCGCGACAGGTCCAGACGCGGAATCGCGGCCAGAAGCGGCCGAAGCTCGTGCGATCGAAGGGCAGACAATTCCACCGCGCCCACGGGATGCTCACCCAGTACGTCCAGCGCCGCGTGAAAGTCGGAGCGGCCCAGCGATCCGGTGGAGAAACCGATAGTCTCCATCAGAAGACTCCGTAGCGGATAGTGAAGTCCCTCAGAGGCTCGGAAAAGAAAATTTCTCCCAAAGCGTCCTGAAATGCCTTTCCGAGCGCGCTCGCCTCCCTGTACAGCGGGTCGGAATCCGCATCGCCGGGGGAGAGGTTCTTGAGCCGCTCGCGCTTATCCTCATCGTCGAGCAGTCCGAGAAACGAATCGTACGCACCGAAGAGCCGATTCGCGGCACCCGAATCTTTCCCGAAATAGTCTAGCACGACACGCGCCACGATGTCCAGTGGCGTAGTTCCCAGAAGCCGGGCCAGATAATCTACCACAAGCTTCGCGTCGTGAAACCGCGCAACGGATTTCTCCTCCTTAAACGCTTCCCGGCACAGAAAGCAGCTCAGCAGTCCCGCGGTGTGAAGAAGCTTTCGGGAAAACCGCAGCTTGGTCGTACGAACTGCCCACTGGTCCGCCTGCCGCTCCCGGCGCTTGTGGGCAAAGTCTACCGCCATCGTGCGCCAATACCGGGCAAAATCGTTCAGCAGAAAACGGGGCACCCGGAACGGCGACTCGGCGGGACCGAGGAGGTCTTCTTCCACGTACCGTGTGAGCACGTTCGCAATTACCCGGTCGTACGCATCGCGATTGCTGGTCGGTCGCGATTCCAGGAGAAGGAGCAGGCGCTGCGTCGTGTTCTGATTCGTGTCGTTGTCCCCGCCGATCCTGTGGATGAGGTCGTGGCTGAAGGTAAGCCTGCCGAATGGTCCGCCGGGGCTGGGGGGCTTGATGCGCGCCGCAGTGAACTTCGAGCGGAGCCGCTGAGTCAGGTCCCAGTGGTCGGGGTCGGCGGGACCATCCACCAGAAGTGTCCAGTCGACATCACTGCCGTGCGTGAACTCAGCGCGGGCCAGCGAGCCGAAAAGGACCAGCGAGGTATCGCGCGGCACGAACGGATAGGAGAGAATCTGGACACGCTCATACATTCTGGCGGCCCGCTCACGAGCCGCCAGGATATGGGGCCAGTCCGCCTCGAGCGCATCCCGCAACTCGAGCACGGGCGAACGCGGCTGGACGGGAAGCGCGAGTTGCTCCGACATGGCTGTCCCTCACGGAATGCGTCACCGGTGCGGTGCTCGCGCCGGAGTGGACGACAGGCGGAGGCGCCTGTCGTCCCGGTACTCAGGTAGAGCGGATCAGGCGGAGGCCTGCAGGCGGCGGACGATGGCGTCTCCGGCGGCGGCGGTGCCCAGGGTGCCGCCGAGATCCGCGGTGGTCTCCCCGGCCTCGATGCAGGCGCGGACGGCGTTCTCCATGCGCACGGCCTCGGCGGGGCGGCCCAGGTGCTCCAGCATGAGCCCGGCGGTGAGCACGGCGGCGAACGGGTTGGCCAGGTCCTTCCCCGCCAGGTCCGGCGCGGAGCCGTGCACCGGCTCGAACAGCCCGATGCGCCCCGGGTGGATGTTGCCGGAGGGGGAGAGCCCCAGCCCGCCCGCCAGCTGCGCGCCCAGGTCGCTCAGGATGTCGCCGAACAGGTTGCCGGTCACGATCACCTGATAGCGCTCAGGACGGCGCACCATGTCCATGGCCAGCATGTCCACGTACAGCGCCTCGCTCTCGATGTCCGCGTACTCGGCCGCGACGATCTTGAACACGCGCCGCCACAGCCCGCCAGCGAACTCCATCGCGTTGGCCTTGTCGGACATGGTCACGCGCGTGAGGCCGTTGGCCCGCGCGTACTCGAACGCCGCGCGGATGATGCGCTCCACGCCCTTGCGCGTGTTCACGTCTTCCTGGACGGCGACCTCGTCGGGCGTGCCCTGCTTGAAGTTGCCGCCCATCCCCACGTACACGCCCTCGGTGTTTTCGCGGAAGATGACCATCTGCACGTCGTCCGGGCCCTTGTCGCGCAGCGGGGTCAGGCGCTCGTGAAACAGGCGCACGGGGCGGAAGTTGACGAACAGGTCCAGGCGAAAGCGCATGCCCAGCAGAATCTGCCGTGCGTGCTCGTTGCCCGGCACGCGCGCGTCGCCCAGCGCGCCCAGCAGAATGGCCTGGTAGTTCTGCCGCAGATCGTCGAACTCGGCGTCGGTGATGGCCTCGCCGGTTTCCAGGTAGCGGTCGGCGCCGTGCGGCCACTCCACCAGGTCCAGGTCGAAACCGCTGCCGTCGAGCACCGCGCGCAGCGCCTTGAGCGCCTCGCGGGTGACTTCCTTGCCGACGCCGTCGCCGGGAATGACCGCGACTTTCGCCATCGTTGTGCGCTTCCGTGCCGGGGGAGGTTGATGAACTTTCGAGCGGCGGCAAGCTACCCGCCGGGGTGCGCCGGGGCCAGATGCATCCATCAAGCGACAACAATCTCACGCAGAGCAGCAGAGGAGCAGAGAACAGAAAAAGAGAGCCGACCCACCCGGATCGGCCCTCTCCCTTTGTTCCCTCTGCGTCTCTGCGTCTCTGCGTCTCTGCGGCTCTGCGGCTCTGCGGCTCTGCGGCTCTGCGGCTCTGCCTGAGGAACTTGATCCGTTGCAGTCCCCCGCGTACCTCCGCTCTGTCCCCGCGTCCTCCGCGTGAAACGGTGTTCTCAGCCCTCCACGGCGGCGAGAAGTTCGCTGACGCGGTAGAGGACGTGGACGGGATAGCGCGCCTCGATCACCTCGCGCCCGCCCGCCTCGCGGTCCACCAGGGCCATCACGCCCAGAATCACGCCGCCCTCGGCCTCCACGGCGTCGCAGGCCTGCAGCGCGCTCTTGCCGCTGGTAATCACGTCTTCCACGATCACCACGCGCTGCCCGGGGGCGAAGCTACCTTCCACGCGCTTGCCGGTGCCGTGCGCCTTGGGCTCCTTGCGGACGGAAAACGAGTGCACGGGCGCCCCGGCCAGCCACGACGCGTGCGCCACGGCGTACGCCATGGGATCGGCGCCCATCGTCAGGCCGCCCACGGTTTCGGGCGCCAGGCCGGCCTCGCGCAGCAGGTCCAGCCCCATCCGCCCCACCAGCGCCTGTCCTTCGGCGTGCGTGGTGGTGGTGCGGCAGTCGATGTAGTAGCGGCTGCGAGCCCCGGACGCGAGGACAAAGTCCCCGGTGCGGAACGAACGCTCAAGCAGCAGCTGAAGCAGACGGTCGCGGTCGCTCACTGGAGCAGGTCTGGTGGCGGGGCGGGAAGTTCAACCCATTCTTCCAGCGTCATGGGCGTGGGATACGGATCGCCGAACGCTTCGTGCAGCGCCTTGATGGCGGCAACGGTGTCGGGGTCGCCGCGAACGTCGGCGTCGCCGCCGAACTCCAGGAACTCCATGTAGACGTTCTGCTGGTCCGCCGAGGCGAAGTGCCAGGCGTGCGCGCCCTTGGCCGTGGCCGCGCGGTGCAGCGCAATCCACAGTTCCGCGTATTCGCGGATGCGGTCGATGGGTACGAAGCGGCGGATGCTTACCAGCCGCCTGCGGGTCAACTCCATCACGAACTCGGATCCGGGGTGAGGGCGCGCGGGGCGCCGGCCTTCGCGAACGCCGTCGGCCGTGACCAAACTCCGTCACGGGCACGCGCGGGTCAAGGGTACACGACCCTTCACGGACCTTTTCGCGGTGGACGGCGTAGATCCCCGGTTGCCCCGCGCACGAACGCGTCCCAGAGCCGAATCCACCTGATGCATCGCATGAACCTTCCCCGCGCGCGACGGACGCGGGTTTCTCTCTTTCTCGTGCTTCTGCTCGTTCTGGCGGCGCGCCCCGCGTGGGCGCAGCCGGGAGGCGCGGTGGCCGGGCGCGTGCTGGGCCCCACGGGCGACCCCGTGCCCGGCGCCGGCGTGGAGGCGCGCCCCGCCAGCGGCAACGGGCGCCGCACCACCACGACGGACGCGGACGGCACCTTCCGCATCCCCGGGCTGCGCGCGGGAACGTGGAACCTGCGCGCGTCGCGGGTGGGATTCGGCGATGCGCGGCAGTCCGTGTCCGTCGCCGCCAGCGGGGACACCCGGGCGGAGCTGCGGCTGGTGGAGGCGCCCATCCTGCTGGAAACCATCGAAGTGCGCAGCCCGCGCGAGACGCAGCGCGAACGCACCCGCTTTGAGACGGAGGCCGGCGTCACCGCGCGCGTCATCAGCGGCGACGAGATCAAGATGCTTCCTGGGCTGGGCGAGGCGGACGTGCTGCGCGCGGTGGAGGTGCTTCCCGGCGTGGTGTCGACCTCGGACTTTTCCAGCGCGTTCAACGTGCGCGGCGGCTCGTCGGACCAGAACCTGATCCTGCTGGACGGGTTTCCCGTCTTCAACCCGTTTCACCTGGGCGGGCTGTTCAGCGTCTTCAACAGCGACGTGATCGCGCGGGCGGAGCTGCTGTCCGGCGGGTTCGGCGCGCAGTACGGCGGGCGCGTTTCGTCGGTGCTCACCATCGAAACCAAGCCGGGCGAGGGCGATCTGCACGCGGAGACGGGGATCTCGGTCCTGGCCTCGCGCATCGCCGTGCACTCGGACCTGCCCAGGGCCATCTCGCGCTCGCTCGGCGGGCAGAAGGGCGGCTGGCTCTT
The genomic region above belongs to Longimicrobium terrae and contains:
- the uvsE gene encoding UV DNA damage repair endonuclease UvsE; amino-acid sequence: MAARREWPRRLGFAVKAVGREGLKSNDARRWQSNPHLRTSIGYMREVFEYLDEVDIRMYRISSDFVPYCTHPDLPQFHGQIGECSSDLAALGRMARERDIRLSLHPSQFVLLSAQDPKINEKGIWDVNSQAELLDAMEQGPEAVVIIHMGGAYGDKDSAIARFIENWPRLSESGRRRLVIENDETLYTVQDCLRVHEATGIRLIFDHQHHLLNPGTLTLGEACRAALATWRDGVQPKIHFSSPKLDSRMVTRGKKEVAAAPLLSQHADYVHPWEFAAFLREMGNAPFDIMLEAKMKDEALLKLRADLDKLKLWPEPSAPGVAGEAWQ
- a CDS encoding DUF4394 domain-containing protein, which translates into the protein MCAAVLMLGACEGDRGPTGPQGPTGPSGPAGPTGPGGTPGTPGTPGTPGTPFSGRIIYGVDGANNLITFGALNPATRLSSTAITGLAAGETVVGIDFRPADDALYAVTSSSRLYTITTATGAAAPVGGGTFTPALIGSSFGMGFNPQVDRLRIHTDAEQNLRINQTANPLAVTVDGALAYSATDVNAAANPEIAGTAYTLSVRPAPTSTELFAIDAGLDVLARVDVPNAGTMTTIGSLGFNTSADVGFDIAGDTDMAYATLTPSGTAGGPSRLYTINLRSGQATIVGQVGHPSSLRSIAVAPGAPPALNVIPRFF
- a CDS encoding TetR/AcrR family transcriptional regulator, producing MPIPSDRRSRKRLATRQAISNAATLLFLERGFDQVTVDEIAEAADVGRMTVFNHFPRKEDMFFDREEEGREILLGALRQRDPGVNPIEALHLLAHRLVAERSPAVEFSARSEGFAVAIERSETLKARARAIRDEMAQAVAAGLAESAGRDPADADAHLAATLLLAAWSVALIQAHRTFRETRDTGQANAAFLAIIDRGTVGLRAAMAGTPYA
- a CDS encoding TCR/Tet family MFS transporter gives rise to the protein MKKPLIVIYTALVLDAVGIGLIFPILPALLRDVTHAENVAPYIGVMTALYAVMQFIFAPVLGSLSDRLGRRPVLLISLAGAAVNYLFLAFAPALWMLLLGRAVAGLTSANVSVASAYITDVSTEDQRARRFGLFNAMFGIGFIIGPVLGGALGDHWVRLPFIAAAALNGCNLLLAWFALPESRTPSREKIDVAALNPLRPLRWVFSARSLLPITLLFFIFAATGEVYGTCWALWGSDTFRWNGLWIGLSLGAFGVCQALAQAFLPGPAVRLLGERGAILTGVAGACAALVVMAFATRGWMVFAVMPVFALGGIGAPALQSLATRQVDASQQGRFQGVLASAVSLASIICPLVFSSFYLVVRERWPGAIWLSVVLVYLIMVPLVLRLRVTQPSAAPAL
- a CDS encoding FAD-dependent oxidoreductase, giving the protein MTHVTIIGAGLGGLTLARVLHVHGVGATIYEAEPSPEARTQGGQLDIHEHNGQAALAAAGLIDEFRAIIHTGGAALRVVDPHGTVLLDEPDDGAGGRPEVLRGDLRRILTESLPAGTIRWGKKLTGVVASGDGRHRLAFADGSAVDTGLLVGADGAWSRVRPLLSDARPGYVGTTFIETYLYDVDERHSATAAMVGGGAMYALTPGKGIVAHREADGVLHTYVQLKRPADWVAAIDFGDAAAAGARIAAEFEGWAPALTALITDGETPPVARMIHTLPDAHRWPRVPGVTLLGDAAHLMPPSGEGANVAMFDGAELGRAIAEHPGDIEAALAVYEEAMFTRSASEAADAHQILDLCLGDRAPYGLINFLIGALDEHAAEARR
- a CDS encoding TetR/AcrR family transcriptional regulator, which translates into the protein MADRAQRAERRTDALSRERIVEAAIEILDAEGESALTFRTLAARLQTGSGAIYWHVANKDDLLATTTRDVLARAMTEGARGAEPREAVRAIALGVFDVIDAHPWVGTQLSREPWQPAVMQILEHVGAQLEALGVPEREQFNCASALVNYILGLSGQYAAGARLLPRESDRSAFLATMAERWEQLAPAEYPFVRRVAAQLREHDDREQFLAGIDLILAGIAASR
- a CDS encoding TIM barrel protein, with protein sequence METIGFSTGSLGRSDFHAALDVLGEHPVGAVELSALRSHELRPLLAAIPRLDLSRYSHVSIHAPSTFSADEEREIAMLLAPWAARGWSIVVHPDAIRDFGLWAELGPGLSIENMDVRKPCGRNTGELEAIFARLPDAGFCFDIAHAWQFDPSMREAARLLEAFAHRLSHVHLSELDARSRHVRLSDAGVRAFQPLASLISPEVPVIIESEVEAWEVASELGMCLQATGRELAVV
- a CDS encoding nucleotidyltransferase domain-containing protein; the protein is MSEQLALPVQPRSPVLELRDALEADWPHILAARERAARMYERVQILSYPFVPRDTSLVLFGSLARAEFTHGSDVDWTLLVDGPADPDHWDLTQRLRSKFTAARIKPPSPGGPFGRLTFSHDLIHRIGGDNDTNQNTTQRLLLLLESRPTSNRDAYDRVIANVLTRYVEEDLLGPAESPFRVPRFLLNDFARYWRTMAVDFAHKRRERQADQWAVRTTKLRFSRKLLHTAGLLSCFLCREAFKEEKSVARFHDAKLVVDYLARLLGTTPLDIVARVVLDYFGKDSGAANRLFGAYDSFLGLLDDEDKRERLKNLSPGDADSDPLYREASALGKAFQDALGEIFFSEPLRDFTIRYGVF
- a CDS encoding isocitrate/isopropylmalate dehydrogenase family protein; amino-acid sequence: MAKVAVIPGDGVGKEVTREALKALRAVLDGSGFDLDLVEWPHGADRYLETGEAITDAEFDDLRQNYQAILLGALGDARVPGNEHARQILLGMRFRLDLFVNFRPVRLFHERLTPLRDKGPDDVQMVIFRENTEGVYVGMGGNFKQGTPDEVAVQEDVNTRKGVERIIRAAFEYARANGLTRVTMSDKANAMEFAGGLWRRVFKIVAAEYADIESEALYVDMLAMDMVRRPERYQVIVTGNLFGDILSDLGAQLAGGLGLSPSGNIHPGRIGLFEPVHGSAPDLAGKDLANPFAAVLTAGLMLEHLGRPAEAVRMENAVRACIEAGETTADLGGTLGTAAAGDAIVRRLQASA
- the pyrE gene encoding orotate phosphoribosyltransferase — protein: MSDRDRLLQLLLERSFRTGDFVLASGARSRYYIDCRTTTTHAEGQALVGRMGLDLLREAGLAPETVGGLTMGADPMAYAVAHASWLAGAPVHSFSVRKEPKAHGTGKRVEGSFAPGQRVVIVEDVITSGKSALQACDAVEAEGGVILGVMALVDREAGGREVIEARYPVHVLYRVSELLAAVEG